In a genomic window of Zingiber officinale cultivar Zhangliang chromosome 9B, Zo_v1.1, whole genome shotgun sequence:
- the LOC122025483 gene encoding eyes absent homolog produces the protein MDGKNSLESSKPMTVYVWDMDETLILLKSLLDGTYAEAFNGSKDKRKGIEIGKQWENHILQVCDEHFFYEEIEDYNEPYLDALNEYDDGRDLSKYNFHNDGFGFPYDDWNKRKMAYRHRAIQEKYSQGLYKILDQQTVKNWNDMYNLTDSYTDGWLSSAHALLKQTLKRTKCQNINVLVTSGSLIPSLAKCLLYQLDDVIPANNVYSSWEVGKLRCFSWIKERFASENVRFCVIGDGNEECEAAQTMGWPFIRIDHRPISPYRFPGLTMKSVLSYIDVAYESSDANVEETIE, from the exons ATGGATGGAAAAAATTCTTTAGAGAGTAGCAAGCCTATGACAGTATATGTGTGGGACATGGATGAGACACTTATTTTGTTGAAATCCTTGTTGGATGGGACATATGCAGAGGCCTTTAATGGTTCAAAGGACAAAAGAAAGGGCATTGAGATCGGGAAGCAATGGGAGAACCACATCCTTCAAGTTTGTGATGAACATTTCTTCTATGAAGAG ATTGAGGACTACAATGAGCCATATCTTGATGCTTTGAATGAATATGACGATGGCCGGGACCTCTCCAAGTATAATTTTCACAATGATGGATTTGGTTTTCCATATGATGATTGGAATAAAAGGAAAATGGCATATAGACATCGTGCGATTCAAGAGAAGTACTCACAG GGTTTATATAAGATACTTGACCAACAGACTGTAAAAAATTGGAATGATATGTACAATTTAACTGATAGCTACACTGACGGATGGCTTTCGTCAG CACATGCTCTGTTGAAGCAAACATTGAAAAGGACTAAATGCCAGAATATTAACGTCTTGGTTACTTCAGGGTCACTGATTCCTAGTCTTGCCAAGTGCTTGCTTTATCAGTTGGATGATGTTATCCCAGCTAATAATG TTTACAGCTCATGGGAAGTAGGCAAACTACGGTGCTTCTCATGGATCAAGGAAAGGTTTGCTAGTGAAAATGTCAGGTTCTGTGTGATTGGAGATGGAAATGAGGAATGCGAAGCTGCTCAAACAATGGGATGGCCCTTCATTCGAATAGATCATCGACCAATTAGTCCATATCGCTTTCCAGGTCTAACTATGAAATCTGTTCTAAGTTACATTGATGTGGCATATGAATCATCAGATGCCAATGTAGAAGAAACCATAGAGTAA
- the LOC122024729 gene encoding transcription factor MYB39-like — MGRSPISHEVAVGSVKKGPWTPEEDQKLVEYVEKHGRGSWQRIPALAGLNRCGKSCRLRWTNYLRPDIKRGEFTDDEEKRIVHLHSLLGNKWSSIAAELPGRTDNEIKNYWNTHLKKKLLRMGIDPVTHRPAPANLGLLSGLLSPAAAAGNLGDALKIQVDLAHLLKLQLVQSLLHVLTAGAATPNVDLLQSLTPPPNPLARSSDLLLQSSTNTLVPNLSTLSQFLSPDASMEISSTSSFPAAAAAPPPPPLVSPCSGAHNSEITKPSSDHSDWEDLKLDDIDSDCWKDIIDQMPPWYEEILESSL; from the exons ATGGGAAGGTCTCCGATCAGCCATGAGGTCGCCGTCGGTAGCGTGAAGAAGGGGCCGTGGACGCCGGAGGAGGACCAGAAGCTGGTGGAGTACGTGGAGAAGCACGGCCGGGGAAGCTGGCAGCGGATCCCTGCGCTCGCCGGCCTCAACCGCTGCGGCAAGAGCTGCCGGCTCCGGTGGACCAATTACCTCCGGCCGGACATCAAGCGGGGCGAGTTCACCGACGACGAGGAGAAACGCATCGTCCACCTCCATTCTCTCCTCGgaaacaa GTGGTCGTCGATCGCGGCGGAGTTACCGGGGAGGACCGACAACGAGATCAAGAACTACTGGAACACGCACCTGAAGAAGAAGCTCCTGCGAATGGGGATCGACCCAGTGACCCACCGGCCGGCGCCGGCCAACCTCGGCCTGCTCTCAGGCTTGCTGTCCCCTGCAGCAGCCGCAGGCAATTTGGGCGACGCTCTCAAGATTCAGGTCGACCTGGCGCACCTTCTCAAGCTGCAGCTGGTGCAGAGCCTGCTCCACGTCCTCACCGCCGGCGCCGCCACCCCGAACGTTGACCTGCTCCAATCATTAACGCCGCCGCCAAATCCTCTAGCACGTAGCAGCGATCTTCTCCTCCAGAGCTCAACCAACACTCTCGTCCCCAACCTCTCAACGTTGAGCCAGTTCTTGAGTCCGGACGCTTCCATGGAGATCAGCAGCACGAGCTCTTTTCCGGCAGCGGCGGctgcgccgccgccgcctcctctgGTTTCACCCTGCTCGGGAGCCCACAACAGCGAGATAACCAAGCCAAGCAGCGATCACAGCGACTGGGAAGACCTCAAGCTGGATGATATTGACAGTGATTGCTGGAAAGACATCATAGA TCAAATGCCGCCATGGTACGAGGAAATCCTGGAAAGCAGCTTGTAA